In one window of Actinomycetota bacterium DNA:
- a CDS encoding MBL fold metallo-hydrolase, translating to MNVSYKLTVPGQEKELRRSFVREIAPDVWMLEGYISDYFLLKPASSNIFMLRDGDSMLLLDTGTYPFYRERMLDLMRRYKGDGVKRVDLMLTQGHFDHASNNDVILESGLEWRFLLQEPEVKVLDYASDWMADFRDLEQLYNIYSLFDARGITAPVNLASRVSVGLARAVLRANFKLMFMGIDSLSGRATILPSAAKVKRSFGTVELEGWEVGRFFAIHDASHTAGHISLYDPENRLLLAGDVTVEINPAFYYSSFERCISTCGQFRRMAEEGFIELATDSHRSTTFFPDVMDSLGLAPFDDMELVDVARGQEECVRFFGAFEAFYSNLRDDVLAAHARAGEATIPEITEELRSIDEPAVNQRKKMKFQRIPGRLDVLVAVVIKEAGAASRREGERVLFSPAG from the coding sequence ATGAACGTGTCCTATAAGCTCACCGTACCGGGACAGGAGAAGGAGCTGCGGCGGTCCTTCGTGCGGGAGATCGCCCCCGACGTGTGGATGCTGGAGGGTTACATCAGCGACTACTTCCTGCTCAAGCCCGCCTCCTCCAACATCTTTATGCTCAGGGACGGCGACTCGATGCTGCTCCTGGACACCGGCACCTACCCGTTCTACCGCGAGCGCATGCTCGATCTCATGCGCCGTTATAAGGGAGACGGAGTCAAGCGGGTGGACCTCATGCTCACCCAGGGCCACTTCGACCACGCCTCAAACAACGACGTCATACTCGAGAGCGGCCTGGAGTGGCGTTTCCTGCTGCAGGAGCCGGAGGTCAAGGTGCTCGATTATGCGAGCGACTGGATGGCGGACTTCCGCGACCTGGAGCAGCTCTACAACATCTATTCGCTCTTCGACGCTCGGGGCATAACCGCCCCGGTGAACCTGGCTTCGCGGGTCTCGGTGGGCCTGGCGCGCGCGGTGCTGCGGGCCAACTTCAAGCTCATGTTCATGGGCATCGACTCCCTCTCCGGCCGGGCGACCATCCTGCCCAGCGCCGCCAAGGTGAAGCGCAGCTTCGGAACGGTGGAGCTGGAGGGATGGGAGGTGGGGCGTTTCTTCGCCATCCACGACGCCTCCCATACCGCGGGGCACATATCCCTCTACGACCCCGAGAACAGGCTGCTGCTGGCGGGAGACGTGACGGTGGAGATCAACCCCGCCTTCTACTACTCGTCCTTCGAGAGGTGCATCTCCACCTGCGGCCAGTTCCGCCGCATGGCCGAGGAGGGGTTCATAGAGCTGGCGACGGATTCACACCGCAGCACCACCTTCTTCCCCGACGTCATGGACAGCCTGGGCCTCGCGCCCTTCGACGACATGGAGCTGGTGGACGTGGCGCGCGGGCAAGAGGAATGCGTGCGTTTCTTCGGGGCCTTCGAGGCTTTCTACTCGAACCTGCGGGACGATGTACTGGCTGCCCACGCGCGGGCGGGCGAAGCGACCATACCGGAGATCACGGAAGAGCTGCGCTCCATCGACGAACCCGCCGTCAACCAGAGGAAGAAGATGAAGTTCCAGCGCATACCCGGCCGCCTGGACGTGCTGGTCGCGGTGGTGATCAAGGAGGCCGGCGCCGCAAGCCGCAGGGAGGGGGAGCGCGTGCTCTTCTCTCCCGCCGGATAA
- a CDS encoding glycine/sarcosine/betaine reductase selenoprotein B family protein → MGLFKKLRVWELFGRMMNSPVGTRFIDTFRKLVEKAMRLIAAGKREEPPAFTPWRKPLAEARVSLITTAGVHLAEQEPFDTGAALGDSSYRPVPSGCDVRSLCISHTHFPLERAQADINVILPIERLRELAGEGVIASVGEHHYCFGFDLHVKELVDPATGTAHEIARALRDDGVDVVLLTPG, encoded by the coding sequence ATGGGTCTGTTCAAGAAGCTGAGGGTCTGGGAACTCTTCGGCAGGATGATGAACTCCCCCGTGGGCACCAGGTTCATAGACACGTTCCGCAAGCTGGTGGAAAAGGCCATGAGGCTGATAGCGGCGGGCAAGAGAGAAGAACCGCCCGCTTTCACGCCATGGCGGAAGCCGCTGGCGGAGGCCCGGGTCAGCCTCATCACCACCGCCGGCGTGCACCTGGCCGAGCAGGAGCCCTTCGACACCGGCGCCGCCCTGGGTGATTCCAGCTACCGTCCCGTCCCGTCCGGTTGCGACGTGCGTTCCCTGTGCATCTCCCACACCCATTTCCCGCTGGAGCGCGCGCAGGCGGACATCAACGTCATCCTGCCCATCGAGCGGCTGCGGGAGCTGGCCGGGGAGGGCGTCATCGCTTCCGTGGGCGAGCACCACTACTGTTTCGGTTTCGACCTCCACGTGAAGGAACTGGTGGACCCCGCCACGGGGACCGCCCACGAGATCGCGCGCGCGCTCAGGGATGACGGCGTGGACGTGGTGCTGCTCACCCCCGGCTGA
- a CDS encoding diphthine--ammonia ligase, which produces MKNNGLNAFSSWSGGKDSCLALHRSLAGGNAVTVLLTILHESGGFLRTHGTPRALIQRQAESLGLSIRFGNSTWEGYESAFKEEIAGLKAGGVGAGVFGDIDLAEHREWIERVCAEVEIEPLLPLWGEKRGDLVAEFIDLGYRAMIISVRKGTLSGDWLGKTLDRPALSALEEQGVDAAGEGGEYHTFVYAGPLFRHAVDLRPGGIEERDGMLRLQLET; this is translated from the coding sequence TTGAAGAACAACGGATTAAACGCTTTCTCGTCCTGGAGCGGGGGCAAGGATTCCTGCCTCGCCCTGCACCGCTCGCTGGCCGGCGGCAACGCCGTCACCGTTCTCCTCACCATACTGCACGAGAGCGGCGGGTTCCTGCGCACCCACGGCACGCCCAGGGCGCTTATCCAGCGCCAGGCGGAATCCCTGGGCCTCTCCATCCGTTTCGGGAATTCCACCTGGGAAGGCTACGAATCGGCGTTCAAAGAGGAGATCGCCGGACTCAAGGCGGGCGGAGTCGGAGCCGGCGTCTTCGGGGATATCGACCTGGCCGAGCACCGCGAGTGGATAGAGAGGGTATGCGCGGAGGTGGAGATCGAGCCCCTGCTCCCGCTGTGGGGCGAGAAGAGGGGTGATCTGGTAGCGGAGTTCATCGACCTCGGCTACCGGGCGATGATCATCTCGGTGCGCAAGGGCACCTTGTCGGGCGACTGGCTGGGAAAGACCCTTGACCGGCCGGCCTTGTCCGCCCTGGAGGAGCAAGGGGTGGACGCCGCCGGAGAGGGAGGCGAGTACCACACCTTCGTGTACGCGGGTCCGCTGTTCCGCCACGCGGTTGATCTCCGGCCGGGCGGGATAGAGGAAAGAGACGGCATGTTGCGGCTGCAGCTGGAGACGTAA